AAGGATCTGTATTTTCTATTTTTTGATGAGTCTTGATAGGCGGTCATGCCCGATGTGCTAAAGAACAGCTCTTTTAAAGATTGATTTGAGGATACTTTTTTAAGTTTTTGATTATTACAAAAAGCACCATGGTTCTTAATTCCTATCCATCTTTTTTTTAATTGAGGACAATTAATAATTCCAATAATGGGAACGCCTTGATGACATAGAGCTAAAAGCGTACCGTAGTTTCCATTTCCATTAATAAAGTTTTTTGTTCCATCAATGGGATCAATTACCCATATAAATTCAGATTGAAGATTTTTATTTTGATATTCCTCACCAAAAATTCCATGTTCAGGATATTTCTGACTTATTAGTTTTCTCAATGACTTCTCTACTTGCATATCAATTTTAGTAACAGGAGATCGGTCTATTTTGAAATTTACTTTTATTTTTGATGGGGTGTTTTGTTTAACTATTTTTTCTGAGACATTAATTAGTTTTTTGGCAAAACTTAAATAAGAACTTAATTCACTCTTTCTCATTTTATTTGAATATATAGAAAAACATCATGACTACTATTTATAATTAATGAATGTTATTCGTTAATTTCTGAAAAATAAGTTCAAAATTTTCAGAGGTTTGTGCACCATTAATTACTATTTGTTTGTTAACTATAAATGTAGGAACACTATTAATACCCATATTTCGAGCTTGAATTTCTTCATTTGCTAAAGGTTCAATGTTTTCTTGATCAGACAAGTAGTTTTTGAATTCATCTTCATCGATTGAGTGACTGACGGCTATACTTAGAAGAATATTAGGATTTCCAATATCCTCGCCTCTAATAAAATAGGCCTCAAACAAATCATTTAAAACATCTTCTTGTATATTTTGCTTATAGGCTAATGCTAAAAGGCGATGCGAATTAAAAGAATTTGGCGTAACTTCTATGGAGTCAAAATTAAAATCAATTCCCTCTTTTTTGCCCTCTTCAAAAATATTGTCATATATAGTTTTAGCGGCGTCAGCACTTCCAAATTTTGAAATTAAATACTCTTGTCGATCCATGCCATCAGGCGGCATTCCTGGATTTAACTGAAAAGGTCTCCAAGTTTGTTTAATTTCAAGATGTGAGTGTTTTTCAATAGCTTTATCAAGACGTTTTTTTCCTATATAGCACCAAGGGCAAATCGTATCTGAGAATATATCCAACTCAATCATGATCGCATATTAACACTGAAGCAGAGATAGAAAAATTATATTTACCGGTTTTTTATAAAAAAGATAAATATCAACGAGGTAAGATACATAACTAAACTATAAGTTGCGGCCGGGATAATATATAGACCTCCACCAAATACACTTGTGCCTACAAAAATAGCTAGTGTCCCATTTTGTAATCCACATTCAATTGCAATAGCTTTTTTCTGAGATATTCCTGTTCCAAAAAATCCTGACCAATAAAAAGCGATTAACATCATTAAAATATTCAAAGCTAGAACTACTAGACCTGTTTGAGCAAAATAGCTAACCACATTTTCTCTTTCAGCTAAAATGGCACCCAGTAGAACCAAAACAAATAAAAGTGTTGAGATAAAACGAGCAGATTTTTCTATTTTCAAAGTCAAACTATTTAAAAAAGATCTTACTCCCATTCCTAAAAGCACAGGAAGAGTTACAATTAAAAACATACTCAATGCTATACCTGTAAGAGAAATAGACTCTGGTAAACTAGAGTCCCCAATCAATCCAATTGATATTGCGAGAACAATTGGGACACTTACAGCACTTAGTAAGCTCATTACTGCAGTAAGGGACACAGAAAGCGCTACATCTCCTCGAGCAAAAAAGGTAAGAATGTTTGATGTGACACCGCCTGGTGCAGCAGCTATCAGCATTACGCCAATGGCAATTTCAATGGGTAGGGGCCAAACAATGACTAAAATTAAACCCACGATGGGAAGAAAAATGAGCTGACTTATGAGCCCAACGAGAAAATTTTTTGGTTTTTTAAATACATTTGAAAAATCAGAGATTGATAAGCCCAATCCTAAGGTAAACATAATAAAGGCTAAGGCTAGAGGTAGAATCACATCGGTTACAAAATTCATAAGAAAACCCTAACAAATATTTTTAATATTTTATATTTCATATCCTTTGACTTTTTCCTCATCATCCTCTAATTCCTCGGGAAACCCTGGAGCTCTAAAGTTAGTTTCATATTTATCTTCAAGCCTTTTTACTACCATTGATGACCATGCACGACTGCCATACTTCTCTTTGGCGTCTTTAATAATACTGAGAACAAGAGGGGAGATCTCTAAATCAATATCAAGTTTTTCTGCTAAACCCTCAAAAAGACCAACATCTTTCTCAACTAAATCCATAGTGAAATTAATATTGTAAGATCCATTTAAAATTACCTGACTTTCTGTTTCATGTACAAATGAGTTTCCTGAAGAAGCGGCAATACCCTTAAAGGCTTTATTGAGGTCCAGTCCTGATTTCTTAGCTATAGTCCAAGCTTCTCCTAAAGATACAAGATGAACTGTTGCTAAATAATTGGTAATAACTTTTAGGATAGAGGCAGATCCAAAATCCCCTACGTGAAGAATTCTTCTTCCAAGACAACTTAAGACGGGTAGAGCTTTTTCAAACCCTTCTCTTTTTCCACCAACAAAAATAGAAATATTTCCAGTTGCTGCACGATGACAGCCTCCACTTACTGGCGCTTCCAGTGCAATTGCTTTTTTACTTTCTATAAGCGCAGCATGTTTTTTTAACTGATCTTCATCAGTTGTGCTCATTTCCATCCAAATTTGATTTTCTCTAATGGATGCAGCTATGCCTTTTGAAGACTCAATTACGTCTTTACAAGCTTCTGGCGAAGGTAGACATGTTATTAAAATATCATTATTGAACACTAACTCTTCAATAGATGATGCAACCTTTGAACCTTTGTTTTTAAATAAATTTAATACCTCGCTATCTTTATCAAAGACCATTAGATCAAAATTATTGTTTAATAAATTGCTTGCAAGTTTTCCACCAACATTGCCTAAACCGATGAAGCCAATTCTCATAACCTACCCCCAATAATAATTTTAAAAAATATAATAGTCCTATTTTTAGATATTAATAATGATGAATTTTTATAAAATTCATTCATGTCAATTTATTTAAGAACCGAACCAATAATACCAGATTGGACAGATTACAATGGTCATATGAATCTGGCTTTTTATATTCACTTATTTGATCAAGGTTGGGATGTATTATTAGACAAATTTGAAATGGGTGGGGACTCAGCTAAAATTGAAAAAAGGTCTACATTTGCTGTTGAATCTCATACAAAATATATCAAAGAAGTAAAAGAAGGAGATTTAGTTGACATCAACTTGTTATTTTTGGATAGAGACTCAAAACGATTTGTTTACCAACTTGAGATAGTTAATAAAAATGGGGATTACAGAGCTGCGACTACAGAAGTTTGCTCAGTATATGTTAACCTTGATGTAAGAAAAGTAACTGAAATTGAACCACATAAATTAAAATTAGTAGATGATTTCATAGAGAAAAATAAGAGCAATTTCTCACCTATAGAATTTTATTTAAAAGATAAAATTAAAAAATAAATGTTATTAATTTTTTGTTTGACATATAGAATATAATTCTATAAAAAGAACATAATCGTGATTTGCACATATTGCAGCGATTTAAAATAACTTGCTAAAAAGTCTTCTCATTGAAAACATTTTAGCCATAAACATAAGGAGTATTTATGTCTACTAATGAACTGCAGGAAGCCATTTCTGGTCTTCAAAAAACTTTTAAAGAACATCCTGAAAAAGCAATCGTTGACTATCACAGTGAGTCATCACTTGTGAATGGTTTCAGATCAGATGTTAAACTTCGCCAACACAGCTTAATTGTCGATGAACCCAAAACTATTGGCGGTACGGATGAGGGCGCTAGTCCTGTTGAACTAATCTTGGCAGCCTTGGCTACTTGCCAAGAAATTTCATATAAAGCTTATGCAACAGCTTTAAATATACCTTTAGAAAAAGTAAGTGTTAAATTAACTGGCACTTTAGATTTGAAGGGTTTTCTTGGTATAGATCAATCAGTAAGACCTGGTTTTCAAAATATTCAAGGAACAGTTGATATTCAATCTTCTGCGGACTCTAAAACTATTGAAAACTTAAAGACTATAGTTGATAAACATTGCCCTGTGTTAGATATTTTAAATAAAGGGGTAAGTGTTCAATTAGAATTAGCCGAAAAAGAAAAAGAAAGAAAAATAGCTTAATTAAAACTAGGCACCTTATAAATTAGCAAACTAGTCCTCCGTTTTTTCTAATTTATAGGGTGTCGCTCAAACAATTTTTTACAAGAAACAATAATTCATTAATGCAAAAAAAGAATTACAAAAAACAAACACAGTTAATCAGGGGCGGTATTGCACGTTCTCAACATGGAGAAACAAGTGAGGCGCTTTTTTTTAACTCTGGCTATGTTTACAAGAATGCGGAAGAGGCAAGAGATAGGTTTGCAGGAGAGCAAGATGGTTATCTTTATTCAAGGTATGGAAACCCAACAGTATCAATGTTTCAAGAAAGATTGGCTTTAAATGAAGGTGCAGAAAATTGTTTTGCTACATCTAGCGGCATGTCAGCTGTATTTGCTTCTTTGATGAGCTATCTTGAAAGTGGAGATGAAGTAGTTTCCTCAAGGGCTCTATTTGGTTCTTGTTATTACATTTTGAATGAACTTTTGCCCAAATATAACATCAAAACTCACTTGATTGATGGAACTGATATTAAGCAATGGGAAAAATATATTACCAAAAAAACTAAATGTATTTTTTTAGAAAGCCCTTCTAATCCAACAATGGAGATAGTGGATATTCAAGCCGTTGCTAAAATAGCTCATGAAGTAGGGGCTTTGGTTATTGTCGATAACATATTGGCTTCACCAGCTTTGCAAAAACCACTTGAACTAGGGGCTGATATAGTTGTTTATTCGGCAACAAAACACATAGACGGGCAGGGAAGGGCTATGGGTGGAGCTATTCTCTCAACAAAACAACATTTTGAGGATCACATAAAAACCTTTACTCGACATACTGGCCCTACATTAAGCCCATTTAATGCTTGGATTTTATTAAAAGGTCTTGAGACTTTAGAATATCGAATTAATCAACACTGTAAAAATGCTAAAACTGTTGCGGAGTTTTTAGCTCAACATCAAAGTGTTGAAAAAACTATTTACCCTGGATTAAGTACCCACCCGCAGTATGAATTGGCTAAGAAACAAATGACACAGCCAGGATCTATTGTCACTTTTTGTATTAAAGGAGATAAGGCTTTTAATTTTATTAATAATTTAAAATTATTTGATATTTCAAATAATTTTGGTGATACTAAGAGTTTAGTCACTCATCCTACAACCACTACTCATAGGGTGCTAGGAGAAGAGGGAAGAGAAAAATTAAGCATAACTAAAAATATGGTTAGACTGTCAATAGGACTTGAAGATGTTGAAGATTTAATTGAAGATATTGATCAAGCTCTAAGTAAAGCTAATTGATAAGGAGTAAATATGAAATTTTATCGTTTTTTAACTGGTGAAGATGACTCTAAGTTTTGCCATAAAGTAACTGAGGCACTTTCTAAAGGCTGGGAATTATATGGTAGTCCACAATTATCTTATGATGCTAAGCAAAAAAAATTTAGATGTGGTCAAGCAGTAATAAAGATCTCAAAAAAAAAATATACGCCAAGCACAAAACTTTCTTCAATTTAAATATTAATCTTTGGAAATTTATGGTGCCGCCGAGAAGAATTGAACTTCCGACCCCACCCTTACCAAGGGTGTGCTCTACCACTGAGCTACGGCGGCTTGTAGGGCTCAATTAATAGTTAACTAGCTTATCTAGTCAAGAAATTTCATAATCTCCATAAATAACAGTATTGGAGCTATCTAGTTGATATTTCTTTAAAAGTTTAACTTTTTTATTTTTTTCTCTTAATTCTCTAATTTCTGAGGCTGCTTCTCTTCGATATTTTCTATTTTTCCACCATGAGGAATTACCAATTTCTAAAGTAATTACTTTTTTCATTAAACAAAACTAGCCAAATAAAGAATGAACACATATCGAGATATCTTAGAAACACTTACTAGTAAGAAAAAAACACCAAATCGAACTTTCAGTACACCTGCAAGTAAGGTTAGGGGGTCGCCAATGATAGGAACCCAAGCTAAAAGCAAAGACCAAAGACCATATTTTTGAAAATATTTTTGACTTCTATTTAATTGATCTGGTGATACAGGAAACCATTTACGATCTTGAAATACAGTAATTTTTTTTCCCAGGTACCAATTTGTAATCGAGCCTAAAATATTTCCTATGCTTGCAAAAATTAAAAGAAGGTAAGTTTCAAATGAATTCGATAGATACATGGTAGTTAGTACTACTTCCGATGAAAAAGGAAGAATGGTAGCAGCTAAAAAGCTGATGATCAGAAGTTGAAAATAGGAGAATAAAATTAACAAGAAGAGTTAGTTGAAATTATTTCTTTCTAGACATTACTGTTTTGACAATAATGAATAAAAGAAAACAAATAACAGCAACACAAATAAGTGTGAATACTAAAGCCATAACTAATTATATCATAAATTTAGATTAAGAAGATAAAACTTTTAAATCTTTATTAGCTATTTTAAGTCCATACTTATCTTTAGTAAAAATAATCTTTTCAGATATATTTTCACCTAATTCTAAAATTACTTCAGAGAGGGGATTAAGCACTTCATCTTGAAGTAATCTTTTCAGAGGTCGAGCGCCAAAAATAGGATCAAACCCTTTTTCGGATAAGAATTCTAATGCCTCATCAGAGAAGCTAATTTTAATACCTTTTGAACTAATTCTATCTTGAATGATATCAATTTGATTTCGAAGTATATGATTAATATTTTCCTTCGATAGTTTGTTGAAAAGGATGATGTCGTCGATTCTATTTAAAAATTCGAGTCGGAAGTGATTTTTTAACTCCTCTAAGGCTAAATTCTTTTTGGTGGCGTAATCAAAATTATCATCAATAGGAATTTGGGATCCAATATTTGATGTCATGATAATCAAAGTATTTTTAAAGTTTACTATCTTGCCTTTGGAGTCGGTTAATCTTCCATCATCCAATATTTGCAGCAAGATGTTAAATACATCAGGGTGTGCTTTTTCTATTTCATCAAAAAGAATAACCTGATAAGGACGTCTTCGAACGGAGTCAGTTAATTTACCTCCATCGTCATAACCAACATATCCTGGAGGTGAACCAATTAATTTGCTCACAGAGTGTTTTTCCATATATTCAGACATATCTAGGCGAAGCATTTGTTTTTCATTATCAAACACATACTCTGCTAAGGCTTTAGATAGTTCAGTTTTACCCACTCCTGTTGGTCCTAAAAAGAGGAACGAACCCAAGGGTTTATTCGGATCCTGCAATCCTGCTTTTGATATTTTGATCGCCTTAGATACTTTCTCAATGGCATCATTTTGACCAATAACTCTTTTTTCAAGTAATTGTTCGATGTTAACTAATTTGTTGTTTTCACCACTGGATAATTTCTCCAGAGGTATCCCAGTCCATTTTGAGACAACACCTGCAATATCTTCTGCATTAATGACCTCATTGATAATCTTTGACTGCTCTTGTTCATTAAGCGAATTATATTCTTTTTGAAGATCTGGAAGTAATCCATACATAATTTCACTGGCTTTTGTCAAATCACCATTTCGTTGTGCAGCCTCTAAATCCTCTTTTGCTTGGTCGATACGCTCATTAAGATTTCTTTTTGTATCTAAGATCTTTTTTTCTGCCTCCCAAGTAGCATTGAGACTTTTTAGTTTTTCTTCCAGTTCTTGAATTTGTTTATTGATGGATTCATTTTTCTTTTCATCTTGTTCACTATCTTTTGATAAGACGTTCTTTTCCATTTGAAGCTTGATTAAATCTCGATCTAATTGATCGATCTCTTCTGGTTTACTATCAATTTCCATTTTTACTTTACTCGCTGCTTCATCCATTAAGTCAATCGCCTTATCAGGAAGAAAACGATCAGTAATATATCGATCAGATAATTGAACCGCAGCCAGAATAGCTTCATCGCTTATTCGAATACCATGATGAATTTCATATTTTTCTTTTAGGCCTCTTAGGATGGCAACTGCATCTGTGGTGGAGGGTTCATTGACAAATACTGGTTGAAACCTTCGAGTAAGTGCAGCGTCTTTTTCAAAATATTTTTTATATTCATCTAGGGTTGTGGCGCCCACACAATGTAATTCACCTCGTGCTAAAGCAGGTTTTAACATATTGGAGGCATCCATCGCACCATCAGACTTACCAGCACCCACTAAGGTATGAATTTCATCAATAAATAAGATAATAGTTCCATTTTCTTTATGAATTTCTTTTAAAACGTTTTGAAGTCGCTCTTCAAATTCTCCTCGGTATTTGGCACCAGCAAGAAGTAACCCAAGATCTAGAATACGAATTACTTTATTTTCCAGAGATCTTGGAACATCTTTATTAACTATTCTTTGAGCTAATCCTTCGATAAGAGCTGTTTTTCCAACACCTGGATCACCAATGAGAATAGGGTTGTTTTTGGTTCTTCGAGATAAAACCTGAATAGTTCTTCGTATCTCTTCATCACGACCTATGACAGGATCTAATTCTCTGTTCTGTGCTTTTTGTGTAACATTAATGGTATATTTTTCTAATGCATTGAAGTTATCATCAGAGCTTTCACTATCAGATTTAGAACTTTTTCTAATCTCAGAAATCTTACTTTGAATTTTATTTAGGTTTAAACCTACTTTTTTGATAATTGCCTCAATGTTGTTATCAGATTGAATAGAGCTAATTAAGAGTGAGTCGATTGAAACATAATTATCTTGTTGCTCGGAAGCGAGCTTTTCTGCTTTTTCAAAAAGTTGAATTAACTTTGGGTCAGCAAAGATTTGACCATTTCCTCCATTTGAAGGTTCTTTTGCTAAATTGTCTTGAGCCGATAATTTAACCTGATTGAAATCACTGCCTTCAAAAGCTTTTACGATGAGGTCATGATTGCTATTAAGTAATTCAGAGAAAATATGCATAGGAGTGATTTTTTGATGTTTTTTTCCTAATGCTAAATTTTGAGCAGCATTAATTATTTTTTTTGAACTATTAGTATATTTTTCAAAATTCATCATATAATTTATGTGGTTATAATTTATGAAGAAACAAGACCCGAAGAAAAAAAATTTGGAAGACATAAAAAAAGAGAAATTAGCGCAAAAGCTAAGAGAAAATTTAAGAAAAAGAAAAAAAATAACTAAGTAAAAAATGCAAAAAGTAATTATTGAAGGTCCTGTCGCCTTAAAGGGTGAAATTAATATTTCGGGCTCTAAAAACGCTTCCCTTCCAATTATGATTTCCACTGTCTTATCAAAAGGAAGTTGTTTGATAAGCAATGTCCCCAATCTTCGCGATACAAGATTTTTAGTATCTATTCTCCAAGACTTAGGTTGCAAGGTAGATTTTCAAAAAAATATTTTTGCTGTTCATAATTCATCAATTAAAAAAAAATCAGCGGATTACGAGTATGTTCGTCAGATGAGGGCTTCGATAGTTTTACTTGGTCCCGTTATTGCAAGATATCCAAAATTTAAAATAGCTCTTCCTGGCGGTTGCTCAATTGGAACTCGAGGGATTGATTTACACTTAGAGGCATTGAAATTAATGGGTGTAAAAATTTCTATCCGTGGTGGCTACGTAATAGCAGAGCGAAAAAATAAACAATTAAATGCCATCAATCATAAATTCCCCAAAATTAGTGTCGGAGCCACACAAAATATTGTGATGGCAGCCACATTGGCGAATGGGAAAACAGTTCTTAAAAATTGCGCCGCAGAACCTGAAGTAATTGATCTAATTAATTTTCTGAATAATTGTGGTGCTAAAATTTTTATTAAGAATAGAACAATAACAATTTTAGGTGTCACAGATCTAGAACTTCAAAATCATGAAGTCATTCCAGATAGGGTGGAAGCGGGGTCCTATATTCTGGCTGTCATGGCAACAAAAGGAAAAGTCATCATGAAAGATTTTGAACCTAACCATCTCGAATTTCCATTAAATATCTACCAATCCATGGGATTAAAAATTAAGAGAGTATCTAATCGATCTTATGAATTTAGTTGTAGAAATTTAAAATCAATAAAAAAAATTACTACAAAAGAATATCCAGGATATCCAACTGACCTTCAAGCACAGATTATTGCTACTTTATTAAAAACTGGCATAAAATCTCGAGTTACAGAAAATATTTTTGAAAATAGATTTATTCATATTCCCGAATTAAGACGATTTGGGGCTGAATTAAAATTAAAGGATAAAACAGTTGAGATACAAAAAGTAAGTGAACTTTATGGTGCAGAAGTAATGGCGACCGATATTCGTGCTAGTTTTTCTCTTATAATTGCGGCCATGATGGCTAAAGGGACCACTACTATCGATCGAATTTATCACTTAGATCGTGGATATGAAGATTTTGATTTAAAATTAAAAAAATGTGGCGTAAACATAAAAAGGAAAAAATGAACTCAAATTTAATTATTGCTTGCCCAAAGGGCAGACTAGAAAAGAAGGTTGTTAAGTACCTCGCTGATCGTGGCCTAGAAATGGAAAAAGCATTTTTTGATGATGAAATTAGAAAACTGACATTTGATACAAATTTTAAAAATATCAAAGTAATTAAACTCAAACCTTCAGATATCCGCTCTTATACAATTCTTGGTGCTGCAGATATAGGCTTTGTTGGGTATGATGATATTTTAGAGAACTCATCTGAGAATATCGTACTTTTGCAAAAGACTTCTATTGGCAAGTGTCGAATTTCAATTGCTTCAGATCGAAAAAAAATAGATTTTTCTGAAAAAAAGGTATTTAAAGTTGCCACTAAATTTCAAAACATATCTGAGCGATATTTTCGTGAACTTAATATACAAACTGAGACAATCAAACTAAATGGATCTATTGAATTAGCGGTCAAATACGGAGTGGCAGATTTCATCTTAGACTTGGTTCAATCAGGTCAGACACTAAAAGACAACCAACTTTATGAAAATGTAATTATTAATAATGATATCTCGACAGTAATTATTAGCAGTTATTATGCTTACGATACAAAAAAAGTATTCATTAAAAAACTCTTAACAAAAGGTTTGTAGTGAAAATAGTCAATAAAAATTGGATTTTATCCAACTTAAAATCATCCCTTCAGACTTCATCTTCAGTTTCTTCAACCGTGAAGTCTATTATCGAAGACATAAAAAAAAATGGTGATAAAGCACTTTTAAAATATGTTAAAAAGTTTGAAAATTCTAAAGCTACAATTAAAAATATAAAATTATCAAAGCAAGATTTAAAGAGAGCGTATAATTCTATATCAAGACAAGATAAAGAAGCTTTAAAATTAGCTTATAAAAGAATTCATTACTATCACACCAAACAAAAGAAACCTTCTTATTCTTATAAAGATCAATTAGATACTAAGTTTTACGTTCAATGGAATCCCATCGATAATGTCGGTCTTTATATCCCCGGGGGCATGGCTTCTTATCCCTCAACAGTTTTGATGACTTCAATCCCTGCTAAAATAGCAAAAGTACCCAATGTGATGCTTTGCGTTCCATCTAAAAATGGAATTACTTCCAATTTAACATTAGCTGCAGCTTATATTTGTGGTGTTGATCAAGTTTATAATATTGGTGGGGCCCAAGCTATAGCTGCTTTTGCTCATGGAACAAAAACTATAAAAAAAGCTGATAAAGTTTTTGGTCCTGGTAACCAGTTTGTAGCGGAAGCAAAAAAACAACTTTTTGGTACCATTGGTATCGATCTACCTGCGGGCCCATCGGAGGTGCTTGTTATCGCCAATAATAAATCTAATCCAAATTGGATAGCCTATGATGTGCTAGCTCAAGCTGAGCATGATCCTAATGCTAAGACTTATGTTGTCAGTACCTCTAAAAACTTGCTTGAGAAAGTAAAAAAAGAAATTTCTTCATTAGTGCAAAATTCTAAAATTCAAAATATTGATCAATCCATCAAAAATCATTGTTTTTTAATTCTATCTCAAGGCAAAAAAGAGATTTATGAAATTTCTAACTTTATTGCTCCTGAACACCTTCACATTCACTCAAAGTTTTCTAAAGATTTATTAAAAAATATCATCCATGCAGGATCAGTTTTTGTTGGAGAAAAGGCACCTGTTGCTTTGGGGGACTATACTATTGGCACTAATCATGTTTTACCAACTGATCAAACTGCAAAATTTGCCTCTGGACTGAGTGTTGATGATTTTATGAAAAAGACTGTCT
The window above is part of the alpha proteobacterium HIMB59 genome. Proteins encoded here:
- a CDS encoding ATPase family protein associated with various cellular activities (AAA) (PFAM: AAA domain (Cdc48 subfamily); Clp amino terminal domain; C-terminal, D2-small domain, of ClpB protein; ATPase family associated with various cellular activities (AAA)~TIGRFAM: ATP-dependent chaperone ClpB), which codes for MMNFEKYTNSSKKIINAAQNLALGKKHQKITPMHIFSELLNSNHDLIVKAFEGSDFNQVKLSAQDNLAKEPSNGGNGQIFADPKLIQLFEKAEKLASEQQDNYVSIDSLLISSIQSDNNIEAIIKKVGLNLNKIQSKISEIRKSSKSDSESSDDNFNALEKYTINVTQKAQNRELDPVIGRDEEIRRTIQVLSRRTKNNPILIGDPGVGKTALIEGLAQRIVNKDVPRSLENKVIRILDLGLLLAGAKYRGEFEERLQNVLKEIHKENGTIILFIDEIHTLVGAGKSDGAMDASNMLKPALARGELHCVGATTLDEYKKYFEKDAALTRRFQPVFVNEPSTTDAVAILRGLKEKYEIHHGIRISDEAILAAVQLSDRYITDRFLPDKAIDLMDEAASKVKMEIDSKPEEIDQLDRDLIKLQMEKNVLSKDSEQDEKKNESINKQIQELEEKLKSLNATWEAEKKILDTKRNLNERIDQAKEDLEAAQRNGDLTKASEIMYGLLPDLQKEYNSLNEQEQSKIINEVINAEDIAGVVSKWTGIPLEKLSSGENNKLVNIEQLLEKRVIGQNDAIEKVSKAIKISKAGLQDPNKPLGSFLFLGPTGVGKTELSKALAEYVFDNEKQMLRLDMSEYMEKHSVSKLIGSPPGYVGYDDGGKLTDSVRRRPYQVILFDEIEKAHPDVFNILLQILDDGRLTDSKGKIVNFKNTLIIMTSNIGSQIPIDDNFDYATKKNLALEELKNHFRLEFLNRIDDIILFNKLSKENINHILRNQIDIIQDRISSKGIKISFSDEALEFLSEKGFDPIFGARPLKRLLQDEVLNPLSEVILELGENISEKIIFTKDKYGLKIANKDLKVLSS
- a CDS encoding histidinol dehydrogenase (PFAM: Histidinol dehydrogenase~TIGRFAM: histidinol dehydrogenase): MKIVNKNWILSNLKSSLQTSSSVSSTVKSIIEDIKKNGDKALLKYVKKFENSKATIKNIKLSKQDLKRAYNSISRQDKEALKLAYKRIHYYHTKQKKPSYSYKDQLDTKFYVQWNPIDNVGLYIPGGMASYPSTVLMTSIPAKIAKVPNVMLCVPSKNGITSNLTLAAAYICGVDQVYNIGGAQAIAAFAHGTKTIKKADKVFGPGNQFVAEAKKQLFGTIGIDLPAGPSEVLVIANNKSNPNWIAYDVLAQAEHDPNAKTYVVSTSKNLLEKVKKEISSLVQNSKIQNIDQSIKNHCFLILSQGKKEIYEISNFIAPEHLHIHSKFSKDLLKNIIHAGSVFVGEKAPVALGDYTIGTNHVLPTDQTAKFASGLSVDDFMKKTVFIDVGDKTLKKISKPTSHLARKEGLEAHALSVEIRKIKT
- a CDS encoding UDP-N-acetylglucosamine 1-carboxyvinyltransferase (PFAM: EPSP synthase (3-phosphoshikimate 1-carboxyvinyltransferase)~TIGRFAM: UDP-N-acetylglucosamine 1-carboxyvinyltransferase), translating into MQKVIIEGPVALKGEINISGSKNASLPIMISTVLSKGSCLISNVPNLRDTRFLVSILQDLGCKVDFQKNIFAVHNSSIKKKSADYEYVRQMRASIVLLGPVIARYPKFKIALPGGCSIGTRGIDLHLEALKLMGVKISIRGGYVIAERKNKQLNAINHKFPKISVGATQNIVMAATLANGKTVLKNCAAEPEVIDLINFLNNCGAKIFIKNRTITILGVTDLELQNHEVIPDRVEAGSYILAVMATKGKVIMKDFEPNHLEFPLNIYQSMGLKIKRVSNRSYEFSCRNLKSIKKITTKEYPGYPTDLQAQIIATLLKTGIKSRVTENIFENRFIHIPELRRFGAELKLKDKTVEIQKVSELYGAEVMATDIRASFSLIIAAMMAKGTTTIDRIYHLDRGYEDFDLKLKKCGVNIKRKK
- a CDS encoding ATP phosphoribosyltransferase (PFAM: ATP phosphoribosyltransferase~TIGRFAM: ATP phosphoribosyltransferase) produces the protein MWRKHKKEKMNSNLIIACPKGRLEKKVVKYLADRGLEMEKAFFDDEIRKLTFDTNFKNIKVIKLKPSDIRSYTILGAADIGFVGYDDILENSSENIVLLQKTSIGKCRISIASDRKKIDFSEKKVFKVATKFQNISERYFRELNIQTETIKLNGSIELAVKYGVADFILDLVQSGQTLKDNQLYENVIINNDISTVIISSYYAYDTKKVFIKKLLTKGL